Genomic segment of Passer domesticus isolate bPasDom1 chromosome 4, bPasDom1.hap1, whole genome shotgun sequence:
tccctgcaatcgctctgtgtgccctggccaCGCCATCCCTCATGCACACAAGGAGCGAAGCCCACCGCAgccgggacagggatggcagctccctgcccgggcattgcagctctccctggcagccccgctaccagcccgctgccctcactcaccctgaCTGTGGAactggagctcttccctcttcctcgACAGGTAGCGCGCagccatccctgtgaacacagagcctgtcacggcggcagcggcacagctccctgccagcggcgctgccagcgctgcggccacacgccctgctggcccggcagggctcagcccgggcccttgccgcacgctgccgcccaagggcacggctgccagagggcggcagcagcgcccgggccaggcggggctccacggcgccgggcccggatggcgctgccggggcagcgggcggggctggggccgagctgcggcgggccggggagggagcccggcctcggggctcaccgaTGATCCTGaaggccgcctctcgcagggactCCTGTGGGCTATCCAGGAACCGCAGGGCCCATTGCATGCGCTCGCTCGCTTGTCTCCTGTCCTctagcagctgcagagagcggcagcagggaaggctcggcgcgggctcagcccctgtggcgggcgctccctgcgcccagccccggcctcccctgcccgcacagccctgaggcgcggccagcagccgctggcgccgggctccgcagggggcagagggccggctgctgcccggggagccgcggggccgccccgcagccccgccgcgccggggctccatgggcacccggctcgggcccacagcagcctggagaagagcccgcgcggcctctgggtgcagcagcgggcaggggcacagctgccagccccgcacactgagcaccgcgctcaggggccttctccaggctgagcctggggcttCCAGGCCCTCCTTACCAGGCACTCATCAATTTTCAATGGCTGCTCTATCTTCAGAACCCTCTGGAGATCCGTCTTCTCCAAGAAGCCAGCCGCACAATACAGCGTTTTCAtagaggcctggagagcagcagagagccagagatggccccacagcccagggcaccggactcacatccctgtgccagggcctggaggaggctgcagcccaccaggcaccgggcaggaggcagccgagccccctgccagagATCCACCAGCATCACACAAAACCTCACCTCTGCCACACGCTGGTTCTCCTCATGGCAGTGCAAGAAGagtgggagcaggctctggctcacaaTTCTCTTCAGGGGCTTTTTACCCTCTTCCACTACCAATTCCATCACCTTGCAGAAGAGggaaatggagagcagctgcagatggctgttgtcctggaggaaaggagaaaaaggccTAAGCATCACATATGCAGTACTCCTGGGCAAAGGCCTGAATatccagagagcacaaaattTCTGGCCAGCggccagtgcccatggctggggccaCAGAGCCTTACacggtcaaagagtggcaggagtgcCTCAGCTAGCTTTGGGGCAGAAGTGCTGGATATCATGAGATGTTTTTTCTGGAGCATCTTCTTCAACAGAGAGAGGGACATGCTGACCACCTGTCCAtctgcatcacccagcagctccagaagtcTTCGAGACACGCTGCGTATAGGtctggcctgtgtggaacacaaggctgagctgggaggccaTGGACGGCTGCACCGCCAACAGCGCCCGGGCACTGCgaccccagcctgctgctgcagggcccacaggccaaaggcctgacccaaagcactggggcaggtgaggcaggagagctgggagcagctgcctcagctgctgaagccctgccagcccatggggctgctttccccagcgcagcttcagccgctgccccttctcaccattgagggatccttgctgagcaccacgaggcctctgagtgccaggcgacgcctctccctgcacttgctGTGCAGGCAACTTGACATGATCTTCAGGACAGTGTGAGCACATTtactcaagtccaggcactcgaggacctgaaaggcacaggcagTGATGGGGgacccggccagcagcagcccagaaccgcacagggctgggcccaggcagcagcacagggcatgggcaccgtcccaggcagctgtggctacaagtgggcagagagctgggaggcagctcagcgatgcagtgctggccaccaggctcacctccacaaggaatgCCAGGAAGGGCAGATCCCACCTTGGCTTTTCACAGCTGAGCACGAGGAGAAGGCGGTATGCGACATGGGAACACATGGAGGTCAAGACATGGCGCATCTCcctggaagggggaaaaaggcaccaagagcctgaggtggggggaccaaacctctgccaggactgactcacggaggtctggtctttccccagcatccctggaggggatgtgagcgctgtgggaggtggcccctttggggcaccctcctctcccagccttttccagtctccttggcCGTCCCTCGGCGTCAAGGCCCTCTGGCCCctgaccacagggactgtgtggggcacccgggcacagggcagaaatgctgagggcagtgtggaggagaagggggtctcacctggccagcagacccacggcatagtgctgggtgtgagcagtcagcagcgtgtcccagccacacttacgCTCCATATCCATCACCTCCTGGTCACACTGCAGTCGgtagagcagagccttcatggcctgcactgcaaacctgtgtgcagagcaaagcccaggtcacactgggagcactggcactggccacaagggcatgggaaggacaggaggactgGGACCTGTTGGGCCTGCAGGGAAGGCGATTTTCCTCCTGGCATGCTCTCCAGAAGttttcaacttcctctggtggcatctgctgtgtggtgatgacaacgtggaagagcagagccGTAAACAGAGGGTAGAAAGAATGAATCCTTGTCTCATGGTACAGAGGCACCTGGACAATCACccagatcaccagagttgcctgcaagagaagCAGCCCAAAACGGAGCTCAATGCCGAGGTGTCCTTGGGGCAGGGCCCAGgggcagatgcagggggagcagtgggcctggtggcccctgagcctggccctagcccaggtttcagcccagtgactgaggcagggagagtatggagagctgctggagaggcatcCGGGGGCTGAGAAGAGaccagttccagaaactcacagccagggcaaaaacATCCTgattgtccccatcggaggtgcacatTTTGCTCAGAGGCCAATCCTCCATTACACGGACCAGTGTTGGCAGCACTTTCTCCATTGTTAGTCTTGATGAAGCAATGGCTCTCCAcatcattgcagcagctctgtgggatcagggctctgtgtcaggggtgtctcagtcacagtaccatgccctgtgcagctgtgggggcacaggtgacagagccccggtgccctgaggggcagggagggagcattggcagcaggctgggcaaagagaggggcccgagggtcctggagctctctgcctgtctggcagagcccattggacgggctgtgatgggccacgggccctaaaggctggtgagccctgagctctcaaggcacgtgggccccgtacctgtcacacgttGGGGCACAGCGCAGGAGGGTCAGCACCACATCAACAGGATGTTCTtcagccagcctcacaatgtcaattttcccaattttcggaggggattaaaacaagtaactgaaaatttaatacGGCAAGGAATATTAGAACCTTGCATGCCACCCCATAATACTCCCATTTTACCGGTAAAGAAATCTGACGGGAGCTACAGACTGGTTCAAGATTTAAGggcaataaatcaaagaacTATTCCTCATTTTCCCATAGTTGCTAACCCATATCCTTTGTTGAGTCAATTGCCCCCTAATTACACCTGGTACGGTGTAGTGGatttgaaagatgccttttggacttgccctttGGATGAGGGCAGTAGAGACtattttgcctttgagtgggaagatccggatacaggtagaagggaacagcttgggTGGATAGTGCTACCGCAAGGTTTCACGGAGTCACCCAATCTTTTTGGGAGAGCATTAGAAAATCTCTTGAAATCTTTTGAGTTGCCCAAAGGTATCTTCttagtcagtgggaatggcctAGAAGTGGGGGGGGATTCGTGGCCAGCTGATCCACTTGATaccccctctcttgtggccacggccagagctgggtgggatggccctggcaggacggtctcctaggattcccaccgatccaggctctgactgtggctctgttcctctcccttccagcccttcaagccctgaggagagatgacagcccttcccaggcatacatgttagttcaacagatagtcagtgggagagctgcagaacgggctcagaagaaccagagtttgttgaagacctgcaaatgccatggaagatgagactgccttgagaccagaagagaccagctggagttccaggcacagctgatgattggcacagctgagcctgtgggaaacttgcatggctcCAGCCCTCTCCttgcttatagatagctccctccctccagccctcagactctgcccatcccttctttttccctccattctccctccctgttcacggccctttccctctagtcctcagatcctgcccttccccttttccccaccctgcTCACTCCTTTGCTTCGCCTTCCatgaataaacagtttggcttcttcactttgcctgcatccctgtggagctgcagcagaacaaatccggggccctgggacacacaggcccctgctgccgttctctgccacgccgtgttttgtgcacagacccagaggaacgagggcagctcaggctggcacggtccctgtgctgaaggtgcagttccacaaccctgtgcaggtacagatcctgctgagcacacggaaggccagcagtggcacaaggagcctgtgagtcaggagccaagtcgtgtctaaggccctgccacatttgatctgctgctgtgcacgtcagcaagataatgaagaacagacagtgaaggaaaccttatggttgaactggtgggaatgtgacacttgagagaaacaatggattggtcagtTGATGGGAAGTcaacctgtgaaagaggaacagcacacaaTGGAGatgtggttggcatggaggtggtatcagaagccattgcggcctcatctgatgcgctggccaagcgtgagatgacgtcctaagtggaaaaactgcagaggaggagatgtcaggcctggttctggtgtggagggatgaaaaggccaaaatgcacgccctgttgatgcaggggatgccctgaaggtgggtggcctgcctgcccctcccactggagcaccatgctgagatcccctgagaggagcccagtgctccttgctcctctctgctgacatgtgagcctttgtctggtttcggggtggccctggctgtgtgagggc
This window contains:
- the LOC135299808 gene encoding maestro heat-like repeat-containing protein family member 6; protein product: MMWRAIASSRLTMEKVLPTLVRVMEDWPLSKMCTSDGDNQDVFALAATLVIWVIVQVPLYHETRIHSFYPLFTALLFHVVITTQQMPPEEVENFWRACQEENRLPCRPNRFAVQAMKALLYRLQCDQEVMDMERKCGWDTLLTAHTQHYAVGLLAREMRHVLTSMCSHVAYRLLLVLSCEKPRWDLPFLAFLVEVLECLDLSKCAHTVLKIMSSCLHSKCRERRRLALRGLVVLSKDPSMARPIRSVSRRLLELLGDADGQVVSMSLSLLKKMLQKKHLMISSTSAPKLAEALLPLFDRDNSHLQLLSISLFCKVMELVVEEGKKPLKRIVSQSLLPLFLHCHEENQRVAEASMKTLYCAAGFLEKTDLQRVLKIEQPLKIDECLLLEDRRQASERMQWALRFLDSPQESLREAAFRIIGMAARYLSRKREELQFHSQGE